In Stieleria varia, one genomic interval encodes:
- a CDS encoding ABC transporter permease: protein MSDVPSSRPTRSGRRSDKPFFLVMGGISSCFVILILLLLLADLRFTSLADFRDALSKPEIRAAFRLTLLTCSAAAIMSLWVATPLAYVLSRYRFPGRWLIDTLVDIPIVLPPLVMGLSLLILFHLTIGDWQLERFLRDRVGFPVTYKVPAVILAQFSVACAFAVRTMRVTFDQIDPRVEDVARTLGCTRSQAFLQIALPQAWRGMIAATTIAWARALGEFGPILVFAGATRMRTEVLSTTVFLELSIGELDAAVAVSLLMVAMAVVVLLILRLLGTGLSD, encoded by the coding sequence ATGAGTGACGTTCCGAGTTCCAGGCCGACACGCAGTGGCCGCAGAAGCGACAAGCCTTTCTTTTTGGTGATGGGCGGGATCTCATCATGCTTTGTGATTTTGATCTTGTTGTTGCTGCTGGCCGATCTGCGATTCACATCGCTCGCAGATTTCCGCGACGCGCTATCGAAGCCTGAGATCAGAGCCGCGTTTCGGCTGACACTTTTGACTTGTTCAGCGGCCGCGATCATGTCCCTGTGGGTGGCGACGCCGCTTGCTTACGTGCTGTCCCGCTATCGGTTCCCAGGTCGATGGTTGATCGACACACTCGTCGACATTCCCATCGTGTTGCCGCCGCTGGTGATGGGGCTCAGCCTATTGATCCTGTTTCATTTGACGATTGGTGATTGGCAGCTGGAAAGATTCCTCCGCGATCGTGTCGGATTTCCCGTGACTTATAAAGTGCCTGCCGTCATCCTGGCGCAGTTTTCCGTCGCATGTGCTTTCGCTGTGCGGACCATGCGAGTGACATTTGATCAGATTGATCCACGCGTGGAAGACGTCGCGCGGACACTGGGTTGTACCCGCAGCCAAGCGTTCTTGCAGATCGCGTTGCCGCAAGCTTGGCGGGGAATGATCGCCGCGACAACGATCGCATGGGCACGGGCTTTGGGGGAATTTGGCCCGATCCTGGTATTCGCGGGTGCCACTCGTATGCGTACCGAAGTCCTGTCGACGACGGTTTTTTTGGAACTCAGCATCGGAGAGCTTGATGCCGCCGTCGCAGTCTCGTTATTGATGGTGGCCATGGCCGTGGTGGTGCTGTTGATTCTCAGGTTGCTCGGGACGGGGTTGAGCGATTGA
- a CDS encoding ABC transporter ATP-binding protein, whose amino-acid sequence MIELHKVTIDSGGFRLPNVSFRIPQGAYAVLMGRTGLGKTTILESICGLRRVTAGKVLIGGIDMTHWLPGDRQIGYVPQDLALFPTLSVEEHLAFALRLRKWPTAEIRSRVAELSDVLGIRHLLLRSVAMLSGGESQRVALGRAISFRPAVLLLDEPLSALDESTRGEMQNLLLQIKQTTGVTALHVTHSSEEANALADYRLLIDSDGIKGLKSKSP is encoded by the coding sequence TTGATCGAGTTGCATAAAGTGACGATCGACTCCGGTGGATTCCGTCTGCCGAATGTTTCATTTCGTATTCCTCAAGGTGCGTACGCTGTTTTGATGGGACGCACGGGATTGGGAAAGACAACGATCCTAGAATCCATATGTGGCTTGCGTCGCGTCACGGCTGGCAAAGTGTTGATCGGCGGGATTGACATGACCCATTGGCTGCCCGGTGATCGTCAGATCGGCTACGTGCCTCAGGATCTGGCGTTGTTTCCCACACTCAGCGTGGAGGAACATCTCGCGTTTGCACTCCGCTTGCGAAAATGGCCGACGGCCGAGATTCGCTCTCGCGTGGCAGAACTCTCAGATGTTCTGGGGATTCGACATCTGCTGCTGCGGAGCGTTGCCATGCTCAGCGGCGGAGAATCGCAGCGGGTGGCTCTCGGGCGCGCGATCTCCTTTCGCCCTGCTGTCTTGCTGCTCGATGAACCGCTCAGCGCCTTGGATGAATCGACACGCGGTGAAATGCAGAATCTGTTGTTGCAAATCAAGCAAACGACGGGCGTGACAGCGTTGCACGTTACGCACAGCAGCGAAGAAGCCAACGCGCTTGCCGATTATCGATTGCTGATCGACAGCGACGGAATCAAAGGGCTCAAATCAAAATCGCCGTAA
- the modA gene encoding molybdate ABC transporter substrate-binding protein encodes MNRALVFMIGSAAVLAAIFAFLVMSDSGRSRSTLSSEPLLMYCAASNRAVMESIRQDYEKEFHRSIEIQYGPSQTLLSSIEVTRTGDLYLPADDSYLKLGREKELIAETLPIASMRAVVAVRKDNPLAISRLDDLLDENVRLVQANPDTAAIGKVVRKTLTASGRWSDLDQATMAYRATVNEVANDVSVGAADAGIVYDAVLHTYTDLTYVKLPELDGTASDIAVGVLQTAKDSASALHFARYIAASDRGLVHYREHGFRVGAGDQWSDRPELSVFAGSMLRPAIEETITAFEKREGVNVTRVYNGCGNLVAQMKAGQRPDAYFACDSEFMDQVHDLFPEPVPVSQNELVILVPKGNPKGIRSLRDLTRPGLEIGIGHEKQCAMGWLTQNTFREGGVQESIMPNVKVQSPTGDMLVNQMQAGSLDAAVAYLSNAAGASESLDAIRITGLECSVATQPWAVAKESKYPQLAGRLFERICSAESQQVFAAEGFRWQELSSKASSDPVSDE; translated from the coding sequence ATGAATCGTGCATTGGTCTTCATGATCGGCTCCGCTGCGGTGCTCGCAGCGATCTTTGCTTTTCTGGTGATGAGTGACAGCGGTCGGTCGCGTTCAACACTCAGCAGCGAACCGTTGCTGATGTATTGCGCAGCTAGCAACCGTGCGGTGATGGAGTCGATCCGTCAGGATTACGAAAAAGAGTTCCATCGGTCAATCGAAATTCAGTATGGACCATCGCAGACTTTGTTGTCCTCCATCGAAGTCACTCGGACCGGCGATCTTTATTTGCCCGCAGACGACAGCTATCTCAAGCTTGGGCGGGAAAAAGAACTCATCGCGGAAACCTTGCCGATCGCCAGCATGCGTGCCGTCGTGGCTGTCCGTAAAGACAATCCCTTGGCGATTTCCCGACTGGACGATCTGCTCGATGAAAACGTGCGGTTGGTGCAAGCCAATCCAGACACCGCGGCGATCGGCAAAGTCGTGCGAAAGACACTGACCGCATCCGGCCGCTGGAGCGACTTGGATCAGGCCACGATGGCATACCGGGCGACGGTCAATGAAGTGGCCAATGATGTTTCGGTCGGTGCCGCCGATGCGGGGATCGTTTACGACGCGGTCTTGCACACGTATACCGATTTGACATATGTCAAACTGCCCGAGTTGGACGGCACCGCGTCCGACATCGCCGTCGGCGTGTTGCAGACTGCCAAGGATTCCGCATCGGCACTTCATTTTGCACGATACATTGCCGCCAGTGATCGGGGATTGGTTCACTATCGCGAGCATGGATTTCGCGTCGGCGCCGGCGACCAGTGGAGCGACCGACCAGAGTTGTCTGTTTTCGCCGGTTCGATGTTGCGACCGGCGATCGAAGAAACGATCACGGCATTCGAGAAACGCGAGGGCGTCAACGTGACGCGGGTCTACAACGGATGCGGAAATTTGGTCGCGCAGATGAAAGCCGGGCAGCGCCCCGATGCCTATTTCGCCTGCGACAGCGAGTTCATGGATCAAGTCCACGATCTGTTCCCCGAACCGGTGCCGGTGTCACAGAACGAACTGGTTATCTTGGTCCCCAAGGGCAACCCGAAAGGGATCCGATCGCTGCGGGATCTGACACGTCCTGGCTTGGAGATCGGCATCGGTCACGAGAAACAATGCGCCATGGGATGGCTGACGCAAAACACTTTCCGAGAAGGCGGCGTGCAAGAATCCATCATGCCGAACGTCAAGGTTCAATCACCGACCGGCGATATGTTGGTCAATCAGATGCAAGCCGGTTCGTTGGACGCTGCGGTCGCTTATTTGAGTAATGCGGCGGGGGCCAGTGAGTCCCTCGACGCAATCCGAATCACCGGTTTGGAGTGCAGCGTGGCAACGCAACCTTGGGCGGTTGCCAAGGAGTCCAAGTACCCGCAACTCGCCGGGCGATTGTTCGAAAGAATTTGTTCAGCCGAGTCACAGCAGGTGTTCGCTGCGGAAGGCTTTCGCTGGCAAGAACTCAGCAGCAAGGCGTCATCGGATCCGGTCAGCGATGAGTGA